Below is a window of Candidatus Viadribacter manganicus DNA.
AGAAAAGCCTAGTTTGGCGATCGTGTTGAGCGTTTCGGGCTGATCTTCAACGCCCGTAAAGATCAAACTGCCCATCGGATCGGCCAAGCTCTGCTTGGCGCCGAACAATTGGTGATCGATATCGGAGACGATCCGTCGCCGCTGGATCAAAGCCGCATCGAACTTTTGCAGCGTTTCAAACCCAGCAAGCGCCGCGACCCGCGCACGCGTATCCGGATCGCCGGGCACACGATGGGTCTGCGCGTCTTCAAGCATTTGGATGCGATGTTCGACCTCACGGAAGAACACATAAGATTCCTGCATTGCGGCGCAGGCCTCGCGCGATATCGCGCCAGCGTCCGCCAACACATCGAGCGCTTCCAGAGTCCGGGGCGACCGCAACTTACGATTTCGCCCGCCCAACACGAGCTGCTGCGTCTGCGCGAAGAGCTCGATGTCTCTGATGCCGCCACGACCGAGCTTCACATCAAAGACGGGGTCACCCAGTTCGGCGCTCTTATGGGCGGAGAGAATTTGGCGTTTTATAGAGTGCACGTCTTCGACGGCGGCAAAATCCAGATGTTTGCGCCAGATGAACGGCACGAGCGAGTCAAGGAACTCGCCTCCGGCGATCCGGTCACCCGCCGCCGCGCGCGCTTTGATAAAGGCCGCGCGCTCCCAGTTCTGACCCAGCGTTTGATAATAGTGTTCGGCCGACGCGATCGACACCGCAACCGGCGTCGAGCCAGGATCGGGCCGCAGGCGCAGATCCGTGCGGAAGACATAACCATCCGCTGTCACTTCTTCGAGCGTACGCACGAGTGGCGCAACCAAACGCACAGCAGCCACGCGCGGCTCACGCGCGCCCGCTTCCGCCAGCTTCTGAGCATCAAAGAAGACCGAAAAATCGATATCACTGGAATAGTTGAGCTCACCGGCGCCCATCTTGCCCATGGCGATGAGCGATACGCCCGGCGCCGCGCTGATCTCGCTATCGAACGCGCCAGCGACGATGTCGCCGCGCTTTGCGCTCTCGGCTGCAGCGACAGATATCGCCGCCCGCAAAGAAGCATCCGCGAACTTCGTCAGCGCTTCCGTGACCTGCATCAGGGGCCATGCGCCCGAGAGATCGGCGAGAGCTGACGCAAGCTGCGCGCCATCCTTGGCGCGGCGCAAGATTACCATCGCTTCTTCGATCGGTGGCGGCGCAACGGCGATTGCGTCGGCGGCGGCAATTGCCTCATGTAAAATACGTTCGGCCCAAGCTTCATTCGGCGATGAGAGCAAATCTGGCCGTCGCTCCATCAGGCGGCGCAGGTGGGGCGCGTGCGATGCGGCGGCAGAAGAAGCTTGTTGCCAAACCGTGCCCACGAACGCGTCCGGTCCGTGTTCGCTGGCGAGCGCGGCGCGGACATTGTGCATCACGAATTCGCCATTGCGGGCAACACGAGGACAGCGCCGAGCCCCTTGCGCTCGCCTTGCCCGCCAAGACCATCACGCAAGTGCAGCCCGCCCTTGTGCAGACGCGCGACCGCAGCAACCAGACTAAGCCCAAGGCCAGCGCCCGGCGTGGAACGCGCACTTTCCAGACGTACAAAACGATCGAGCACACGGTCTCGATCTTCGGGAGCGATACCGGGCCCATCGTCCGACACCGCGATCTCGATGCGCCCATCAACCCGGCGCACTGCGCGCACCTCAACTCGTCCGTTCTGGTATGTGTACTTCAACGCGTTCTCGATGAGGTTCGAGACCGCTTGAGTGAAAAGGCCGGGCTCGCCAAAAATATAGAGACCGTCTTCCACTTCGCCCTTCAGAGCGCGCTGCTCATCCTCTGCGGCTGGTTCATAGAAATCGACCAGTTCGCGCAAAATGGCGGTCGCGTTCACGCGCTCAAAACGCCAAGTGACGTTGCCCTCTACGCGCGCGAGCTTCAGCACAGCAGCGAAGGTGTCGAGCACACTGTCGGCCTCTTCGAGCGCAATACGCAGCGCCTCGCGGTCTGCATCCACGTTCGGCGGGTTTTCGAGCGCCGCCTCGAGCTTCTGGCGAAAGCGGGTCAGCGGTGAGCGCAAATCATGCGCGATCGCATCGCCCGCCGTACGCGACACCTGCATGAGGTGCTGCAAACGATCCAGCATGGCGTTGATGGCGATGGCCAGGGTGTCGAATTCGTCGTTCTCGCCGCGCACCGGTGCGCGGCTCGTGATGTCGCCGCTCATCACCTCGGCCGCAGTCGCCGCCAAAGCCTCGACGCGCCGGGACGCCAGCCATGATCCGATGAGGCCGCTCGCAATCGAGAGCACGACACCGAACAACGCCACCGTCCACAGTGCACTGGTGATACGCCCCGAGATCAGCGCGCTATCTCCAAGATCGCGCGCCACCAACAAGATCGGCCCGTTCAGCAAGCGGCCAACTTGCCCACGCGCCCGGCCTCGCACGGCGTTTCCGTC
It encodes the following:
- a CDS encoding sensor histidine kinase, which produces MRPSLSLLRTTTFRLALAQAGIVLVFVIALLGYVYFATVGQLNADSDLLADQEYAALDRAYGEGGIRRLNQEVVERAARQGPLLYVLAESNGTVITGDFQQLPSMPTAAAERVDFNFERLDEDGNAVRGRARGQVGRLLNGPILLVARDLGDSALISGRITSALWTVALFGVVLSIASGLIGSWLASRRVEALAATAAEVMSGDITSRAPVRGENDEFDTLAIAINAMLDRLQHLMQVSRTAGDAIAHDLRSPLTRFRQKLEAALENPPNVDADREALRIALEEADSVLDTFAAVLKLARVEGNVTWRFERVNATAILRELVDFYEPAAEDEQRALKGEVEDGLYIFGEPGLFTQAVSNLIENALKYTYQNGRVEVRAVRRVDGRIEIAVSDDGPGIAPEDRDRVLDRFVRLESARSTPGAGLGLSLVAAVARLHKGGLHLRDGLGGQGERKGLGAVLVLPAMANS